A window of the Gossypium arboreum isolate Shixiya-1 chromosome 2, ASM2569848v2, whole genome shotgun sequence genome harbors these coding sequences:
- the LOC108487726 gene encoding uncharacterized protein LOC108487726, with protein MVKKTLGRQKIEMAKIKDESNLQVTFSKRRSGLFKKASELCTLCGVEIAIIVFSPGNKVFSFGHPDVENILNRYVHNTKDTSPTWQLIEAHRNAIILRLNAQLTEMMSQIEAQKKRGEELDKMRKASQEQNWWESPIEELSLPQLQFLRSAMAELKKIVQREAEQLIIQNTNCQQLFPGSSSQGTNTNSKQFFIGSSSQEMDTNRQQFFPGSSSQGMDTNPQQFFTGSSSQGMDTNPQHPPQFFTPAQHPPQFFTRSSSQGMDTNPFTGSSIQGMDTNLQHPPQLFTGSSIQGMDTNPQLFNEKSSQGMDTNPQHPPQFFTGSSIQGMDTNPQHFFTRSSSQGMDTNPQHPPQFFTGSSIQGTDTNPQQFFTRSSIQRMDTNPQQLFPEKSSQGMDTNPQQFFTESSIQGMDRNPRQLFPEKSSQGMDTNPQRFFTGRSIQGMDTNPQQFFTRTSIQGMDRNPRQLFPEKSSQGMDTNPQQFFTGSSIQGMDRSPSLFFIGSSSQGGTPNYETMNNNMAFNANMMGGEYIDPNMIAPTPNYNPNPPAEGHINPNPEGSDILAPTSPTSPGFGRGLF; from the exons ATGGTGAAGAAAACCTTAGGCCGCCAAAAGATTGAGATGGCGAAAATAAAAGATGAGAGCAATCTCCAAGTAACCTTCTCAAAACGTCGGTCTGGTCTTTTCAAAAAGGCTAGTGAACTTTGTACTCTTTGTGGTGTTGAAATCGCCATTATAGTATTTTCACCTGGCAATAAGGTATTCTCTTTTGGCCACCCTGATGTTGAAAACATTCTCAACCGTTACGTCCACAACACAAAGGATACTTCTCCAACTTGGCAGCTCATTGAGGCTCATCGTAATGCTATTATCCTTCGGCTCAACGCGCAGCTTACTGAG ATGATGAGCCAAATAGAAGCCCAGAAAAAGCGTGGCGAAGAGCTTGACAAAATGAGGAAAGCAAGCCAAGAGCAAAACTGGTGGGAGTCCCCCATTGAAGAACTTAGCCTCCCACAACTCCAGTTTCTGAGATCAGCCATGGCAGAGTTGAAAAAGATCGTGCAAAGGGAAGCTGAGCAACTTATCATTCAGAATACAAATTGCCAGCAGCTTTTCCCTGGGAGTTCAAGCCAAGGAACGAACACAAATTCAAAACAGTTTTTCATTGGGAGTTCAAGTCAAGAAATGGATACAAATCGACAACAGTTTTTTCCTGGGAGTTCAAGTCAAGGAATGGATACAAATCCACAACAGTTTTTCACTGGGAGTTCAAGCCAAGGGATGGATACAAATCCACAACATCCACCACAGTTCTTCACTCCCGCACAACATCCACCACAGTTCTTCACTAGAAGTTCAAGCCAAGGGATGGATACAAATCCCTTCACTGGGAGTTCAATCCAAGGGATGGATACAAATCTACAACATCCACCACAGTTATTCACTGGGAGTTCAATCCAAGGGATGGATACAAATCCACAACTTTTCAATGAGAAGTCAAGCCAAGGAATGGATACGAATCCACAACATCCACCACAGTTCTTCACTGGGAGTTCAATCCAAGGGATGGATACAAATCCACAACATTTTTTCACTAGGAGTTCAAGCCAAGGAATGGATACAAATCCACAACACCCACCACAGTTCTTCACTGGGAGTTCAATCCAAGGGACGGATACAAATCCACAACAGTTTTTCACTAGGAGTTCAATCCAAAGGATGGATACAAATCCACAACAGCTTTTCCCTGAGAAGTCAAGCCAAGGAATGGATACAAATCCGCAACAATTTTTCACCGAGAGCTCAATCCAAGGGATGGATAGAAATCCACGACAGCTTTTCCCTGAGAAGTCAAGCCAAGGAATGGATACAAATCCGCAACGGTTTTTCACTGGGAGGTCAATCCAAGGGATGGATACAAATCCACAACAGTTTTTCACTAGGACTTCAATCCAAGGGATGGATAGAAATCCACGACAGCTTTTCCCTGAGAAGTCAAGCCAAGGAATGGATACAAATCCACAACAGTTTTTCACTGGAAGTTCAATCCAAGGGATGGATAGAAGTCCATCATTGTTTTTCATTGGGAGTTCAAGCCAAGGAGGGACTCCTAATTATGAGACAATGAACAACAATATGGCATTCAATGCAAACATGATGGGTGGGGAATACATTGATCCGAATATGATAGCTCCAACTCCAAATTACAATCCTAATCCTCCTGCTGAAGGACACATCAATCCGAACCCTGAGGGATCCGATATTCTTGCTCCAACTTCTCCAACTTCTCCTGGATTTGGTCGTGGGCTTTTctag